The nucleotide window CCTCTAGTCCAGCCATTGTTGTTACAAATTTTGATGCAGGATATTGGAGTAAGACTGATGCAGGATATGTGTCTAAGCCAGCCTATGATGTAAATGGAGTTGTGTTTGACACTTTGCGTTCACTTAAAATAGGAAAGACATATTTTGCTTATTCTCCTGTTTTAGCTAATCCTTTAGGGCTTGATTTTGAGGTCACTCCGCTTAAGAATCCTTTTAGCTTAAAAGTGGGTGATACTTTACCGGTTTTGGTTACTTTTAATGGCAAGGCATTAGCTGGTGCTAAATTTGAAAATCAAACTGATGATTTAAGTGAGACTACAAATGAATATGGTATAGCCTTTATAAAAATAGTTAGCAAAGGCCTAAATATAATTGCTGCTCGTTACGAAAAACCACTTCTTGATGATCCTCAGGCAAAGAGATTGCTTATACAGTCATCTATTAGCTTTAATTTGGAGTAGGGCTTTATGAGAGCAATTTTTATCTTTGCTTTATTTGGCGTTTTGTGTGGGCTTGGCGCACATGTTCTTCATTATAATTTAAAAAAAGGCGCACTTTATAGTGAAGTATTTTTTGGTGGTGGGGATGTGGCTAGCTATTCACCATTTGAAGTCTATGCACCTGATGCTAGTCTGCCCTTTGTGCGAGGTAATACTGATGAGCGTGGCGTACTTACTTTTTTGCCTGA belongs to Campylobacter sp. 19-13652 and includes:
- a CDS encoding DUF4198 domain-containing protein gives rise to the protein MKKISSITFLTGVLAVFISSSAFAHQSIAAKIGQHYELKFWAHNGFEDYKKEQFLGAEAYDINGKNIKTGIDYSKDVPAILTSSSPAIVVTNFDAGYWSKTDAGYVSKPAYDVNGVVFDTLRSLKIGKTYFAYSPVLANPLGLDFEVTPLKNPFSLKVGDTLPVLVTFNGKALAGAKFENQTDDLSETTNEYGIAFIKIVSKGLNIIAARYEKPLLDDPQAKRLLIQSSISFNLE